The following coding sequences are from one Thermocrinis jamiesonii window:
- the cas10 gene encoding type III-B CRISPR-associated protein Cas10/Cmr2 gives MILHIFTFSPVQGFISSSRRLSDLYHSSLLLSTITEKIIENLIKDSEVEVIYPILVEGGEGLANYPNRVVFLAKDCVCKEVVDKFHQVWKEVHQKVLREVLDRSDIEKDVIEQQAKLHLETYFRAYCECSTAEETKRWKEKLKQNLSEDFDNYAVAYDWTGRKLGTKKSQKPYEPLIDHYTYNGGKYPDGCTLCGERAHLAVDWEKFRKSLRKDIRHYLKEGEKLCGVCLVKRFAFFYLGRRTFPSVHDIANAEFKEKLKKFEQEHKEVAEELRSLLEQYVGVEESRRHLWDYNAELFEIKELERIKKEDKDLELLIDDLVGKLRWIYSHQLLSPPSKNYYAIILSDGDSIGEWLGLKSRKRQEPLTEKFHREFSERLSEYAKKIRSLEKKDKFGLRIVYAGGDDVLAMADLKEFLDFAEKLNPLFKQSVRENASVSAGIVIGHQKDELSYLLREVRKAEKRAKSIKEKSAFCITVIPRGGAPVSFCAKWEFLNLLKDTISYFEEDIIGDRTAYDLRHIVSKFEDKSENVQVILALLKGMLKKRVNKSKLKGENEQAFIENYLERLRSFLEASDFDIKNFANLFYVARFVAKERREKSYEVVGANT, from the coding sequence ATGATTCTCCACATCTTCACCTTCTCACCCGTTCAGGGTTTTATATCAAGCTCCCGGAGGCTTTCAGATCTTTACCATTCAAGCTTACTGCTTTCTACAATTACAGAGAAAATCATTGAGAATTTGATAAAGGATTCAGAGGTTGAAGTTATCTATCCAATCCTTGTGGAAGGAGGAGAGGGATTAGCCAATTATCCAAACAGAGTGGTTTTCTTGGCAAAGGATTGCGTCTGCAAAGAAGTGGTGGATAAATTCCATCAAGTTTGGAAAGAGGTCCATCAGAAAGTTCTAAGGGAAGTGTTAGATAGGTCTGATATTGAAAAGGACGTCATAGAACAACAGGCTAAACTTCACCTTGAAACCTACTTTAGAGCCTACTGTGAATGCTCCACTGCTGAAGAAACTAAAAGATGGAAAGAAAAACTAAAACAAAATCTAAGTGAAGACTTTGACAATTATGCGGTTGCTTATGATTGGACCGGGAGAAAGCTTGGAACTAAAAAGTCCCAAAAACCTTATGAGCCTTTGATAGACCACTACACATACAACGGTGGTAAGTATCCTGACGGTTGCACTCTTTGTGGAGAGAGGGCTCATTTGGCAGTTGATTGGGAAAAGTTCAGAAAAAGTCTTCGAAAGGACATAAGACATTACCTTAAGGAAGGGGAAAAGCTATGCGGTGTCTGTCTTGTGAAAAGGTTTGCCTTTTTCTATCTTGGAAGGCGGACTTTTCCGTCGGTCCATGACATAGCCAATGCGGAGTTTAAAGAGAAACTGAAAAAATTTGAGCAGGAACATAAGGAAGTTGCGGAGGAGCTAAGGTCTTTGCTTGAGCAGTATGTGGGGGTTGAGGAAAGCAGAAGGCACCTTTGGGACTACAACGCAGAGCTTTTTGAAATAAAGGAACTTGAGAGGATAAAAAAGGAAGATAAAGACTTGGAGTTGTTGATTGACGACCTTGTCGGAAAACTCCGTTGGATATACAGCCACCAACTTTTAAGCCCACCTTCTAAAAACTACTATGCTATTATTCTCTCTGACGGAGACAGCATAGGAGAATGGCTTGGACTAAAAAGTAGGAAAAGACAGGAACCGCTGACGGAAAAGTTCCACCGGGAGTTTTCCGAAAGACTTTCCGAGTATGCGAAAAAGATAAGAAGTTTGGAAAAGAAAGACAAATTCGGTCTGAGAATTGTTTATGCTGGTGGTGATGATGTGCTGGCGATGGCAGACCTAAAGGAATTTTTGGACTTTGCAGAAAAGTTAAATCCTCTCTTCAAACAAAGTGTAAGAGAAAACGCCTCTGTCAGCGCAGGAATAGTCATAGGGCATCAAAAAGATGAGCTTTCTTACTTGTTAAGGGAAGTAAGAAAGGCAGAAAAGAGGGCAAAAAGTATAAAAGAAAAGTCTGCCTTTTGTATAACCGTCATTCCAAGGGGAGGAGCGCCTGTTAGCTTTTGTGCCAAGTGGGAGTTTTTGAATCTCCTCAAAGACACCATTTCATACTTTGAGGAAGACATCATAGGAGACAGAACCGCTTATGACCTAAGACATATAGTGAGTAAATTTGAAGATAAAAGCGAGAACGTGCAGGTAATTTTGGCCCTTCTTAAGGGAATGTTGAAAAAAAGGGTGAATAAAAGTAAGCTGAAAGGGGAAAACGAGCAAGCATTTATTGAAAATTACTTAGAAAGACTTAGATCCTTTTTAGAAGCTTCGGACTTTGACATTAAGAACTTTGCTAACCTGTTTTATGTCGCCCGCTTTGTCGCAAAAGAGAGGAGGGAAAAAAGTTATGAAGTTGTTGGAGCTAACACCTGA
- a CDS encoding type III-B CRISPR module-associated Cmr3 family protein, with protein MKLLELTPEDALTFGSLKNFTAGESHYQHSTFPPPIMRFFSLGNGTALKIMGVFLKHRNELFLPMPADCLKKRKQEEEEVYVPKWNEELKSPFVEPFEKGELLNLEQAEGFCSFSDFAESYAKGKSFSAKKETLFQEEERVGVKLNYDKRVSQEGYLYSRIYLRFENSRIVLLVDQDVQKPFFATVGGERRYAKVKPVKDRFLDFLNETVSIEKDRLYKFYSTTHLYADLKGEVKINGDIKFKVEWVFSLEPEWVSGFAKPFLYMLRPGTVLWLRALESGLCKRLCQISSRKEVIKYGNESKDLLKRGWNSGILLEVT; from the coding sequence ATGAAGTTGTTGGAGCTAACACCTGAAGACGCACTAACCTTTGGAAGTCTTAAAAACTTTACCGCAGGGGAGTCTCACTATCAGCACTCTACCTTCCCACCACCCATAATGAGGTTTTTCTCTTTGGGTAATGGGACCGCTCTAAAGATAATGGGAGTTTTCTTAAAACACAGAAATGAACTATTTCTCCCAATGCCTGCGGATTGTTTAAAGAAAAGAAAGCAAGAGGAAGAAGAGGTCTATGTTCCAAAGTGGAATGAAGAGCTCAAAAGTCCTTTTGTGGAGCCTTTTGAAAAAGGAGAGCTTTTAAACCTTGAACAGGCAGAAGGTTTTTGCAGTTTTTCCGATTTTGCAGAAAGCTATGCCAAAGGGAAGAGCTTTAGCGCAAAAAAGGAAACTCTATTCCAAGAGGAAGAAAGGGTCGGGGTAAAGCTAAACTATGACAAAAGAGTATCCCAAGAAGGTTATCTTTACTCAAGGATTTATTTGAGGTTTGAAAACTCTCGCATAGTGCTTTTGGTGGATCAAGATGTGCAAAAGCCATTTTTTGCTACGGTGGGTGGAGAAAGAAGGTATGCCAAGGTTAAGCCTGTTAAAGACAGATTTTTAGATTTCCTAAATGAAACTGTCAGCATAGAAAAGGATAGGCTATACAAGTTTTACTCTACAACTCACCTTTATGCGGATTTAAAGGGGGAGGTAAAGATTAACGGAGACATAAAGTTTAAGGTGGAGTGGGTCTTTTCCTTAGAACCTGAATGGGTTTCGGGCTTTGCAAAACCTTTCCTTTACATGCTAAGACCGGGCACAGTGCTTTGGCTCAGGGCACTGGAAAGTGGATTGTGCAAAAGGCTATGTCAGATTTCTTCCCGCAAGGAAGTTATTAAATACGGTAATGAGTCAAAAGATCTGCTCAAGAGAGGTTGGAATAGTGGAATCCTTTTGGAGGTAACATAG